GACGAGCAGCCATGCGGAATCAGGGCGGCGTCCCCAGAAAGAAACCGGGGTTCTTAATTTGCATCAAAGAGATGTGGAAGTGGTAAGGGGGCGGGACGGCGGGCGTACATCGGGGTACGTAGGCTGAGGGAGAGACCGAACCCATGCTCGACGCGTTCATCATTGAAGAAATCAAGCGCCGCGAGCGGCTCCGCCGCGAGGATTACGAGCGGCCGGTAGTGGAGCTCCCACTGCCCGCACCCGATGACCGTCCCCACCGGAGGACGGACACCGAGGACGAGAAGCCGTCGCGAGGCGTCGTCGTCATCGACCTCCTCGGCTGATGACCCATCCCACCCGTGGCCCCGGAGCCACGGCGTGTCCTCAAGCCCGCGGACGGGCCTTCCCTCACCGGACGGCCCCCGCGGGCTTCGCATTTGCGGGGCTTTCCTTAGGCCGGGGCCAGCAGCAGCAGGTGCCGGGGGTGGTACACCTCCCACAGCACCGTCCCCTTCTGGAGGGGGTTGTAGGGCTGGAGGGCCAGGAGGACCTTCTCGCACCACTCCTCCGGCAGCGCCCCTTCACCGTGGAAGGCGCCCACCAGCGCGCCGGTGACGGAGGCGTGCACCTCCGTGTCGCCGCCCCGGTGGATGACGTCCAGGAGCGCGGCCTCCGCCGTGGGCACGTGGAGCAGCTCCCAGAAGGCCAGCCGGAACGCGGCACGCACCGCGTTATTGCCGGGCCGGTGCATGTGCAGCTCCGGGCCGTAGAGCTGCGGGTCGTCCTTGGCCGCCAGGGCCAGGTCCTCGCGCAGGAGGCCCGCGGCCTGGGACACCTCCTGGACGTAGTCCTTCTCCTGCTTCCCCAGGGCGGCGGCCGCCAGGGAGATGCCCACCTCCGCGGCCGGCAGCAGGTCCTCGGCCTTCAGGTTCGGCCCTCCCGTCACCGCCTTGGCGATGGCGGCGCACAGCCCCGCGCTGGCCAGCTGGCTGCGCGGGTCGAAGTGGGTGAGGGCGGTGTCCTCCAGCGCGGCCCTGGCCAGGGCGAAGGAGTCCTTCGCCAGGACCACGCCCAGGGGCACCACGCGGGGCAGGGCGCCCGCGGGGGCCAGGCGGCGGAAGTTCTTCTGCCAGACGCGCTTGCCGGCGTCCTTCAGCTGGGGCGTGGGGCTCGCGTCACACTCCTGGAACAGCTCCCGCATGGGCTCGCTGACGGAGATGGCGTGCGGCTGCCACGCCCGGTAGCGCTTGAGCGCGTCCCCTGCGTCATAGCGCTTGAGGTCGCGCAGGCTCAGGGCCAGCGCCACCGCGAGCTGGGTGGGCTCCGTCACCTGCCCCTTGCGCAGGTCGTGTTGTCCACCGCCGTGCATGCCCTGGTACGGCCCCTCGGCGAGCTGGGGGAAGGCCGGTGCGTAGAAGGGCCTTCCTGCGGTGGGCACGGCCAGGGCGTTGCCGATGGCGAGGCCCAGCAGGGCACCCCGGGCGCGTTGACCGGGAAGCGGGTCGGGGCCCGTGGCGCGGCGCTTGGGAGGAGGAGGCATTCGGCGGCTGGACACTGTAGCAGGCGGCCCGTGCGAGCGCGCTTGCCCGTTCCGGCCGTGCCTCGTAGAAACGGCCGCCTATGACCGAGATCGCTCAAATCCTGGCGCGTGAAGTGCTCGATTCCCGTGGCAACCCGACCGTGGAGGCCGAAGTGCTGCTCGTGGGCGGCTCGCGCGGCCGCGCGACGGTGCCCTCCGGCGCCTCCACCGGCGAGCACGAGGCGCACGAGCTGCGCGACGGTGACAAGGGCCGCTACCTGGGCAAGGGCGTGCAGAAGGCCGTGGACCACGTGCGCGACACCATCGGGCCCGCGCTCATCGGCATGGACGCCGTGGACCAGGTCGCCGTGGACCAGCGGATGATTGAACTGGACGGCACGTCCACCAAGTCCAAGCTGGGCGCCAACGCCATCCTCGCCGTCTCCATGGCCGCCGCGCGCGCCGCGGCGGACGCGCACGGCCTGCCGCTGTACCGCTACGTGGGCGGCCTGCAGGCGCGCACGCTGCCCGTGCCGCTGATGAACATCCTCAACGGCGGCGCGCACGCGGACACCCGCGTGGACGTGCAGGAGTTCATGGTGGTGCCCGCCGGCGCGAAGACCTTCGCGGAGGGCCTGCGCTGGGGCGCGGAGGTGTTCCACGCGCTCAAGAAGATCCTCAAGGGCCGCAAGCTGGCCACGGGCGTGGGCGACGAGGGCGGCTATGCCCCGGACCTGCCGGCCAACGAGGAGGCGCTCAAGCTCATCATGGAGGCCATCGACGCCGCGGGCTTCAAGGCGGGCGAGCAGCTGTTCCTGGCGCTGGACGTGGCCGCGAGCGAGTTCTTCGACAAGGGCTCCAAGAAGTACAAGCTCAAGGGCGAGGGCAAGGAGTACGACTCGCAGGGCCTGCTGGAGTACTACCGGGGCCTGACGCAGAAGTACCCCATCATCTCCATCGAGGACGGCATGGCGGAGGATGACTGGGAGGGGTGGAAGAAGCTCACCGACGCGCTGGGTGACAAGGTGCAGCTCGTGGGCGACGACCTCTTCGTCACCAACGTGGAGCGCCTGGCCAAGGGCATCCAGACGGGCACGGCGAACTCCATCCTGGTGAAGGTGAACCAGATTGGCTCCCTGACGGAGACGTTCGACGCGGTGCGCATGGCGCACAAGGCGGGCATGACGTCCATCATGAGCCACCGCTCCGGCGAGTCCGAGGACACCACCATCGCGGACCTCGCGGTGGCGCTGGACTGCGGGCAGATCAAGACGGGCTCGGCGTCGCGCTCCGACCGCGTGGCCAAGTACAACCAGCTGCTGCGCATCGAAGAGGAGCTGGGCGCCGGGGCGCGGTACGCGGGCCGTACGGCCTTCCGCTCGCTCGCGAAGAAGCAGTGACCGTGAGCACTTCGCGCCCCCGCATCCTCGTCTCCAACGACGACGGCTACTTCTCCGAAGGGCTGCAGACGCTCGTGGAGGCGGTGAGCCCCCTGGGCGAGGTGTGGGTGGTGGCGCCTGACCGCGAGCAGAGCGCCGCCTCCCATGCCATCAGCCTGCACCGGCCGCTGCGCATCAAGGAGGTGCGCGAGCGGTGGTTCGCCGTGGACGGCACCCCCACGGATTGCTCGTATCTGGCGGTGAACCACCTGCTGAAGGACAATCGTCCCCAGCTCATGGTCTCCGGCATCAATCACGGCGCGAACCTGGCGGACGACGTCACGTACTCCGGGACGGTGGCGGCGGCCATGGAGGCCGCGTTCCTGGGCGTTCCGGCCATCGCGTTCAGTCTGGTGACGCGGGGGCCGTTCGACTTCGGGCCGGCGGGCCGCTTCGCGCGGGCGCTGGTGACGGAGGCGCTGTCGCGGCCCCTGCCGCCCCGGATGCTCCTCAACGTGAACATCCCGGGGGGCGTGGAGCCGGACGGCTACGTCATCACCCGGCAGGGGCGGCACTCCTACGGCTACAACGTCGTGGAGAAGGAGGACCCGCGCGGCCGCAAGTACTACTGGATTGGCGGCACGGAGTACGCGCACGAGGACATCCCGGGCAGCGACTGCAACACCGTCTTCGACGAGAAGCGCGTGTCGGTGACGCCGCTGCACTTCGAGATGACCGACCACGGTCGCATCCCCGAGCTGTCGGGGTGGAACCTGCAGGGCTTCAAGCGGCACGGTTCGGGCGGCGGTGCCTGAGTTTGGGGCCGGGCGGCTCCAGCCGAGCGGGCAGGGCGCTCTGGGTGTTGCTCGCGGCCGCGCTGTTCAGCGGCTGCGTGGGCACCCAGGCCGCCTCCTCCTCGCAGCTGGACACGGCGGACGCGCGCTCGGTGTCCACGAGTGACGGCAAGCCGCTGTCGTTCGCGCTGAGGCCCACGCACGAGGAGCCGGAGCTGGTGGCGGTGCGCCACCGCGTGGGCCCGGGCGAGACGATGTACCGCATCGCCAAGACGTACGGCATCACGGTGGAGGAGCTGGCGCGGGCCAACGGCATCAAGGATCCGCGCGAGTTGTCCGTGGGCCAGGAGCTGATGATTCCGGGGGAGGAGCCCCCGAAGTACGGCGACCCGGGGCCGCTGTCCGACGAGGAGCCGGAGCTGGTGCTGTCGAAGCCGGGGCAGGCGCCGGTGTCCACGCCGCGCCGCTCGGTGCCCGCGGTGTCGCGCCGCGAGGATCCGCCGCGTGCGCGCGTGGTGTCGGGGCGGCCGGGCGCGCCGTCGCGTCCGAGGCTCGCGACGCAGGGGTTGCTCGACTGGCCGTTGAGAGGCGTGCTGTATGGCCGCTTCGGAAAGAAGGGCAAGGAGCCGCACGACGGCATCGACCTGGCGGCGCCCGCGGGCACGCCCATCAAGACGGCGCAGGAGGGCACGGTCCTCTACGCGGGCGAGCAGAAGGGCTACGGCCTCATCGTCATCGTGGAGCACGCCCCTCCGCTGATCACCCTCTACGCGCACAACCGCGACCTGCGCGTGAAGACGGGACAGAAGGTCCGGCGCGGGCAGGTCATCGCCACGGTGGGCGAGTCCGGCCGCACGTCCGGCCCGCACGTGCACTTCGAGGTGCGCGCGGATGGGAAGCCGGCGGATCCGCTGGAGTACCTGGGCGTGATGCCGTCCGCGTCCGAGTAGTCCTCGTTCCGCCGGACACGAGGCGGCGCTCAGGGCTGGACGGCGTAGAGCTGCCCGCGCATCTCTCCGTAGTAGGTATGGGCCTTGGTGTGCAGGTTGAAATAGAGCACGCCCTTGCGCGCGAGCGACTCGAGCCCGGCCAGCGTCCGCGTCTGGGCCAGGAAGCCCAGCTCCGCCGGACAGCTCTCCGGGAGCCCGGACTTCATGCCCTTCATGTCCTTGACGAAGGTGATGTTCGCGTTGGTCAGCTCCACCGACCAGCGTCCGTTGGCGAGCGTCTTCGTCAGGTTGCCCGACTCGCCGAAATCCACCACCACGGGACCCAGGACGCCCGGCGGTCCGCAGTGGATGTGGAACATGAGGATGTCGGCGGGATTGACGCCGGTCATCTCGACCTCGACGTAGGCCCGCGTCAGGTCCTTGGAGAAGCGCAGCACCCCATGGCCCCGGGACATGCGCTGCTCCCTCGGCGTCGAGGGCGCGGTGGCCCCCAGGCTCTTCTGCAGGAGCTTGGGCGTTTCGGACTCCTCGCCGGGCTCCTGGGCGGGGCTGAGGAAGGCTTCATAGACGGTGAAGGTCGTCGCGCCGAGCGCGGGGTCCTTGGCATGGGAGGACAGCGCGCCGAGGGT
Above is a window of Corallococcus caeni DNA encoding:
- a CDS encoding ADP-ribosylglycohydrolase family protein yields the protein MPPPPKRRATGPDPLPGQRARGALLGLAIGNALAVPTAGRPFYAPAFPQLAEGPYQGMHGGGQHDLRKGQVTEPTQLAVALALSLRDLKRYDAGDALKRYRAWQPHAISVSEPMRELFQECDASPTPQLKDAGKRVWQKNFRRLAPAGALPRVVPLGVVLAKDSFALARAALEDTALTHFDPRSQLASAGLCAAIAKAVTGGPNLKAEDLLPAAEVGISLAAAALGKQEKDYVQEVSQAAGLLREDLALAAKDDPQLYGPELHMHRPGNNAVRAAFRLAFWELLHVPTAEAALLDVIHRGGDTEVHASVTGALVGAFHGEGALPEEWCEKVLLALQPYNPLQKGTVLWEVYHPRHLLLLAPA
- the eno gene encoding phosphopyruvate hydratase: MTEIAQILAREVLDSRGNPTVEAEVLLVGGSRGRATVPSGASTGEHEAHELRDGDKGRYLGKGVQKAVDHVRDTIGPALIGMDAVDQVAVDQRMIELDGTSTKSKLGANAILAVSMAAARAAADAHGLPLYRYVGGLQARTLPVPLMNILNGGAHADTRVDVQEFMVVPAGAKTFAEGLRWGAEVFHALKKILKGRKLATGVGDEGGYAPDLPANEEALKLIMEAIDAAGFKAGEQLFLALDVAASEFFDKGSKKYKLKGEGKEYDSQGLLEYYRGLTQKYPIISIEDGMAEDDWEGWKKLTDALGDKVQLVGDDLFVTNVERLAKGIQTGTANSILVKVNQIGSLTETFDAVRMAHKAGMTSIMSHRSGESEDTTIADLAVALDCGQIKTGSASRSDRVAKYNQLLRIEEELGAGARYAGRTAFRSLAKKQ
- the surE gene encoding 5'/3'-nucleotidase SurE translates to MSTSRPRILVSNDDGYFSEGLQTLVEAVSPLGEVWVVAPDREQSAASHAISLHRPLRIKEVRERWFAVDGTPTDCSYLAVNHLLKDNRPQLMVSGINHGANLADDVTYSGTVAAAMEAAFLGVPAIAFSLVTRGPFDFGPAGRFARALVTEALSRPLPPRMLLNVNIPGGVEPDGYVITRQGRHSYGYNVVEKEDPRGRKYYWIGGTEYAHEDIPGSDCNTVFDEKRVSVTPLHFEMTDHGRIPELSGWNLQGFKRHGSGGGA
- a CDS encoding M23 family metallopeptidase; this encodes MLLAAALFSGCVGTQAASSSQLDTADARSVSTSDGKPLSFALRPTHEEPELVAVRHRVGPGETMYRIAKTYGITVEELARANGIKDPRELSVGQELMIPGEEPPKYGDPGPLSDEEPELVLSKPGQAPVSTPRRSVPAVSRREDPPRARVVSGRPGAPSRPRLATQGLLDWPLRGVLYGRFGKKGKEPHDGIDLAAPAGTPIKTAQEGTVLYAGEQKGYGLIVIVEHAPPLITLYAHNRDLRVKTGQKVRRGQVIATVGESGRTSGPHVHFEVRADGKPADPLEYLGVMPSASE
- a CDS encoding CHRD domain-containing protein; translation: MRIPMSLTLVLTLGALSSHAKDPALGATTFTVYEAFLSPAQEPGEESETPKLLQKSLGATAPSTPREQRMSRGHGVLRFSKDLTRAYVEVEMTGVNPADILMFHIHCGPPGVLGPVVVDFGESGNLTKTLANGRWSVELTNANITFVKDMKGMKSGLPESCPAELGFLAQTRTLAGLESLARKGVLYFNLHTKAHTYYGEMRGQLYAVQP